One segment of Paraburkholderia caribensis DNA contains the following:
- a CDS encoding (2Fe-2S)-binding protein, with product MSEAVRPRVRITIDGQPVEIEQGATIAAALAVCGGRAYGTRVSVTGEPRAPMCGMGVCQECRVSVDGRMHVLACQTLCRDGQIVQTTRPR from the coding sequence ATGTCTGAAGCCGTTCGTCCACGCGTTCGCATCACGATCGACGGCCAGCCTGTCGAGATCGAGCAGGGCGCCACCATCGCCGCTGCCCTGGCGGTGTGCGGCGGGCGCGCATACGGCACGCGCGTGTCCGTCACTGGCGAGCCGCGCGCGCCGATGTGCGGCATGGGTGTGTGCCAGGAATGCCGCGTGAGCGTCGATGGACGCATGCATGTGCTCGCATGTCAGACCCTGTGCCGCGACGGCCAGATCGTGCAAACGACGAGGCCGCGATGA
- a CDS encoding NAD(P)/FAD-dependent oxidoreductase: MTADVVIVGAGIVGAACAAELAARGLRVTVLDAAGIGGGATAAGMGHIVVMNDSPAEFALSRYSRDLWLALAPQLRTRDAFARCGTLWVAADAEELDAAREMHAAFAAQDVAAQLLDERALYDCEPSLAPGMAGGLLIGHDSIVYAPSATQWLLTQSPGAARIDVRLHVQAVAVDARHVTLSNGERVGGAHIVVANGLQARELVAGLPLQPKKGHLLITDRYPGYIRHQLLELGYIKSAHHATGTSVAFNAQPRPTGQLLIGSSRQFDTTDPAVDMPVLAQMLQRAARYLPALPTLNGIRAWTGFRAASPDGLPLIGPAGGAAPGVWLAVGHEGLGVTTSLGTAQLLAAQITQTAAAIAVDPFLPARFELGACHV; the protein is encoded by the coding sequence ATGACGGCGGATGTCGTGATCGTCGGTGCGGGCATCGTCGGCGCGGCGTGCGCGGCGGAGCTCGCCGCGCGTGGGCTGCGCGTGACGGTGCTCGACGCTGCTGGCATCGGCGGCGGTGCGACGGCGGCGGGCATGGGGCATATCGTGGTGATGAACGACTCGCCGGCGGAGTTCGCTTTGAGCCGCTATTCGCGCGACTTGTGGCTCGCGCTCGCGCCGCAGTTGCGAACGCGCGATGCGTTTGCGCGCTGCGGCACGCTGTGGGTCGCAGCCGACGCCGAAGAACTCGACGCCGCGCGTGAGATGCACGCAGCCTTCGCCGCGCAAGATGTGGCGGCGCAACTGCTCGACGAGCGCGCGCTCTACGACTGCGAGCCGTCGCTTGCGCCGGGCATGGCGGGCGGCTTGCTCATCGGGCACGACAGCATCGTGTATGCGCCGTCTGCTACGCAATGGCTGCTCACGCAATCGCCCGGCGCTGCGCGGATCGACGTGCGGCTGCATGTGCAAGCCGTGGCCGTCGATGCACGGCATGTCACGCTGTCGAATGGCGAGCGCGTTGGCGGCGCGCACATCGTCGTCGCGAACGGATTACAGGCGCGCGAACTCGTGGCCGGCTTGCCGTTGCAGCCTAAAAAAGGCCATCTGCTGATCACCGACCGCTATCCCGGCTACATCCGCCATCAACTGCTCGAACTCGGCTACATCAAGAGCGCCCATCATGCGACGGGAACATCCGTGGCGTTCAACGCGCAACCGCGCCCGACGGGACAACTGCTGATCGGCTCGTCGCGCCAGTTCGACACCACCGACCCAGCCGTCGATATGCCCGTGCTAGCGCAGATGCTGCAGCGCGCGGCCCGCTATCTGCCCGCATTGCCGACGCTCAACGGCATTCGCGCATGGACGGGGTTTCGCGCGGCATCGCCGGATGGCTTGCCGCTGATCGGCCCAGCGGGCGGCGCGGCGCCTGGCGTGTGGCTCGCTGTCGGTCATGAAGGTCTGGGCGTGACGACGTCGCTCGGCACGGCGCAGTTGCTCGCCGCGCAGATCACGCAGACAGCGGCCGCCATTGCCGTCGATCCGTTTCTGCCTGCGCGTTTCGAGCTTGGGGCATGTCATGTCTGA
- a CDS encoding 4-hydroxyproline epimerase, translating into MSNMKTLNVIDSHTGGEPTRLVVSGGPELGGGTLAQRLDAFRTRYDDWRAGIVTEPRGSDVVVGALLCEPDRKECAAGVIFFNNVGYLGMCGHGTIGLVVSLAHMGRIGPGRHLIDTPVGIVEATLNADLSVSVRNVPAYRHRKDVTVEVPGFGALTGDIAWGGNWFFLVADHGRSLDASNIPELTHFSSAIRDALIAAGITGANGALIDHIELFGPGSREGIDSRSFVLCPGNAYDRSPCGTGTSAKVACLAADGKLAAGTVWRQESVIGSVFEASYAQGGTQDGIATVIPTITGHAHIMAESRLCFDERDPFAWGIRTV; encoded by the coding sequence ATGAGCAACATGAAAACCTTGAACGTCATCGATTCGCACACGGGCGGTGAACCGACCCGCCTCGTGGTGTCCGGCGGTCCCGAACTTGGCGGCGGCACGCTTGCGCAACGGCTCGACGCGTTTCGCACGCGCTACGACGACTGGCGCGCGGGCATCGTCACGGAGCCGCGCGGCTCGGACGTGGTGGTCGGCGCGCTGTTGTGCGAGCCGGATCGCAAGGAGTGCGCGGCGGGCGTGATCTTCTTCAACAACGTCGGCTATCTGGGCATGTGCGGGCACGGAACAATTGGTCTCGTGGTGTCGCTGGCGCATATGGGGCGCATCGGGCCGGGCCGGCATCTGATCGACACGCCCGTCGGCATCGTCGAGGCGACGCTCAACGCCGATCTCAGCGTGTCGGTGCGCAATGTGCCCGCGTACCGGCATCGCAAGGACGTGACTGTCGAGGTGCCCGGCTTCGGTGCGTTGACGGGCGATATCGCGTGGGGCGGCAACTGGTTCTTTCTGGTCGCCGACCATGGCCGCTCGCTCGACGCGTCGAACATTCCCGAGCTCACGCACTTCAGTTCGGCGATCCGCGACGCGCTGATCGCAGCGGGGATCACGGGTGCGAACGGCGCGCTGATCGACCACATCGAGCTGTTCGGGCCGGGCTCGCGCGAAGGCATCGACAGCCGCAGCTTCGTGCTGTGCCCGGGCAACGCGTACGACCGCTCGCCGTGCGGCACGGGCACCAGCGCGAAGGTCGCATGCCTCGCCGCCGACGGCAAGCTGGCGGCGGGAACGGTGTGGCGGCAGGAGAGCGTCATCGGCAGCGTGTTTGAAGCGAGCTACGCGCAAGGCGGCACGCAGGACGGCATCGCGACCGTCATTCCGACCATCACCGGGCACGCCCACATCATGGCCGAGAGCCGCCTTTGCTTCGACGAGCGCGATCCGTTCGCGTGGGGCATCCGCACGGTATGA